In Companilactobacillus allii, one genomic interval encodes:
- a CDS encoding elongation factor G: MKHIVTGIVAHVDAGKTTLSESLLFKSGQLRKIGRVDNGDTFLDSDKLEKKRGITIFSHQASLKFGDTQLTLLDTPGHVDFAAQTEQVLDVLDYAILVISATDGIQGYTRTLWRLLKHRNIPVFIFVNKMDANGVNKSEVLKSLQETFHGCIDFDEDLSEESYEEIAMQDDDVLEDFLDSGEVSEDVIREMIKQRKIFPCYFGAALKQDGVDNFLQGIDKWTIESSYQQDFGAKVFKVSHDDKGERLTWLRVTGGVLINKSIIVDEQKANQLRIYNGSKFTTSQEIVSGGICTIPGLVDTFPGQGIGVEKDSGAPEIQPVLNYSLDVNGNDVHECLKSLRQLEDENQQLHVTWSSHLQEIHVQIMGKVQLEILQQEMLDRFNLDIRFGASSILYKETVTKAVEGVGHFEPLRHYAEVHLLLKPNDGKGLIFNSDCDLEVLSKNWQHQVLTNLNAKEQLGVLTGSPLTNMDITLVGGRFSNVHSVGGDFREATWRAVRQGLMELKRSGSCQLLEPWYRFRLEVNATQVGRAMNDIQKMSGSFDTPKSGNIAGNTVLTGIAPVSEMQDYAQEVQAYTHGQGEIEYMVDGYNPCHNTDEVVEKFDYDPVSDLDNTPGSVFCAHGAGYPVKWEDVPNMAHFPYVYTQAQLEKIN; the protein is encoded by the coding sequence ATGAAACACATAGTAACAGGAATCGTTGCCCACGTTGATGCCGGTAAAACAACTCTTTCAGAATCATTATTATTCAAGTCAGGACAATTACGAAAAATCGGACGAGTTGATAATGGTGACACTTTTCTTGATTCTGATAAATTGGAGAAGAAACGTGGTATTACTATATTCTCACATCAAGCCAGTTTGAAATTTGGTGATACACAATTAACACTCCTAGATACGCCGGGACATGTGGATTTCGCGGCACAGACTGAACAGGTATTAGACGTGTTAGATTATGCAATTCTAGTTATTTCTGCCACGGATGGAATTCAAGGGTACACGAGAACTCTTTGGCGTTTATTGAAACACAGAAATATTCCTGTGTTTATTTTTGTTAACAAAATGGATGCCAATGGTGTTAATAAATCTGAGGTGTTGAAAAGTTTGCAAGAAACGTTCCATGGTTGTATTGATTTTGATGAGGATTTGTCTGAAGAATCATACGAAGAAATAGCCATGCAAGATGATGATGTTCTAGAGGATTTCTTGGATTCTGGGGAAGTCTCTGAAGATGTCATTCGTGAAATGATTAAGCAGAGGAAAATTTTCCCATGTTATTTTGGAGCAGCCTTAAAACAAGATGGTGTGGATAACTTTTTACAGGGAATAGATAAGTGGACGATTGAATCCAGTTATCAACAAGACTTTGGTGCAAAAGTCTTTAAAGTTTCACATGATGATAAAGGTGAGAGACTCACTTGGTTAAGAGTGACTGGTGGGGTATTAATTAATAAGTCGATTATTGTGGATGAACAAAAAGCCAATCAATTGAGAATTTATAATGGTAGTAAATTTACAACTAGTCAAGAAATTGTCTCTGGGGGAATCTGCACAATACCGGGATTGGTTGATACTTTTCCGGGTCAAGGTATTGGGGTCGAAAAAGATAGTGGAGCACCTGAGATCCAGCCGGTACTGAATTATTCATTGGATGTAAATGGTAATGATGTGCACGAATGTTTGAAATCACTTCGTCAATTAGAAGATGAAAATCAACAGCTTCATGTTACTTGGTCAAGCCACTTACAAGAAATCCATGTCCAGATTATGGGTAAAGTTCAATTGGAGATTTTGCAACAGGAAATGTTAGATAGATTCAATTTGGATATTAGATTTGGCGCAAGCAGTATCTTGTATAAGGAAACTGTTACTAAAGCTGTTGAAGGTGTGGGACATTTTGAACCATTAAGACACTACGCTGAGGTTCATTTGTTGCTGAAACCAAATGACGGCAAAGGCTTAATCTTTAATAGTGATTGTGACTTGGAAGTTTTGAGTAAGAATTGGCAACATCAAGTGCTCACTAATTTGAATGCCAAAGAACAACTGGGCGTCTTAACTGGCTCACCATTAACCAATATGGATATCACATTAGTTGGCGGAAGGTTTAGCAACGTTCATTCAGTAGGTGGAGACTTTCGTGAAGCAACTTGGAGAGCGGTAAGGCAAGGATTGATGGAGTTAAAGAGAAGTGGTTCATGTCAATTACTTGAACCTTGGTATCGATTCCGTTTGGAAGTTAATGCGACTCAAGTTGGTCGTGCCATGAATGATATTCAAAAGATGAGTGGTAGTTTTGACACGCCTAAATCTGGTAATATTGCTGGAAATACTGTGCTAACTGGAATCGCTCCAGTATCTGAGATGCAAGATTATGCTCAAGAAGTACAGGCTTATACTCATGGACAAGGTGAGATCGAATATATGGTTGATGGTTATAATCCTTGTCACAATACAGATGAGGTCGTTGAAAAGTTTGATTATGATCCAGTATCAGATTTGGATAATACCCCGGGATCAGTATTTTGTGCTCACGGTGCAGGATACCCTGTGAAATGGGAAGATGTTCCCAATATGGCACATTTTCCATACGTCTATACACAAGCACAACTTGAAAAAATTAATTGA
- a CDS encoding HdeD family acid-resistance protein → MNYTKRRFDWFGFIIGLISLYAGYLVLWYPLGSLSTIAAIFGVYVILRGIYQLWFGSQMTRFLGVRSGWTVFSSIVDILIGVLFIAHLNFGVMVFIYMFAIWFLIDAIFQLTTSRLYHFFGKKYYIAIVILAILNLIFALILLFNPILAGGVIIFFLAFFFITTGIVEIIEAF, encoded by the coding sequence ATGAATTATACCAAGCGACGTTTCGATTGGTTTGGGTTTATTATTGGTCTGATTTCACTATATGCTGGTTACTTAGTTTTGTGGTACCCACTAGGAAGTCTCTCGACTATTGCTGCAATTTTTGGTGTTTATGTTATTTTACGTGGAATATATCAATTGTGGTTTGGATCACAGATGACTAGATTTTTAGGTGTCAGAAGTGGTTGGACAGTTTTTTCTTCAATTGTTGATATTCTTATTGGTGTGTTATTTATCGCACATTTGAATTTTGGAGTTATGGTATTTATTTATATGTTTGCCATATGGTTCTTGATCGATGCAATTTTCCAATTAACAACATCAAGGTTGTACCATTTCTTTGGTAAGAAGTACTATATCGCAATTGTTATTTTAGCAATTTTAAATTTGATTTTTGCACTCATATTATTGTTCAATCCAATTCTAGCTGGAGGAGTCATTATTTTCTTTTTGGCCTTCTTTTTCATCACAACTGGAATTGTGGAAATAATTGAAGCATTTTGA
- a CDS encoding acyltransferase: MKKNNRIFFLDFIRVIAIFLVIFIHVSAIDTTLNIGSGQWQITKILNYFAHISVPMFFMISGALLLNSKKTKSISYTWKQRIPRVVIPFILWSIISPIVVGIYAHSLSATNVLSSIKLMLYQPTSPTLWFMYPLIGVYILSPIIREFVENASKKMLLYTMLIWLITNSLLPSIAVMFPKSNAFTIYPVANFFLVGGFVGYFILGYLMTQINVNKYSNISLIIAMLIFGLSGNFISELVPKIFDAFNGYYVTSIFIPLMSIPAYILLQKWGQNIKSEKVISVFEFLAPLVFGIYLIHNLLILYLEPWFMSILPFGGILSTFIRYIAVASLSTLIIWIISLIPGLNYLLTGTHKKRL; this comes from the coding sequence ATGAAAAAAAATAATCGCATCTTTTTTCTAGACTTTATTCGTGTTATTGCAATATTTCTAGTTATCTTCATCCATGTATCAGCTATTGACACTACTTTAAATATTGGATCTGGTCAATGGCAAATCACCAAAATACTGAATTACTTTGCACACATCAGTGTTCCTATGTTCTTCATGATATCTGGGGCATTGCTATTAAACAGTAAAAAGACCAAATCAATTAGTTACACTTGGAAACAAAGAATTCCACGTGTTGTGATTCCATTTATACTTTGGTCAATAATATCACCCATTGTCGTTGGAATCTATGCTCATTCATTGTCCGCAACAAATGTCTTATCTTCAATTAAGTTAATGCTCTATCAACCAACATCCCCAACACTCTGGTTCATGTATCCACTTATTGGAGTTTATATTCTATCACCAATTATTAGAGAATTCGTTGAAAATGCCAGCAAGAAGATGCTTTTATATACAATGTTGATCTGGTTAATAACCAATTCATTGCTGCCATCAATCGCTGTTATGTTCCCTAAGTCAAATGCTTTTACCATTTATCCAGTTGCCAATTTCTTTTTAGTTGGTGGATTTGTTGGATACTTCATCCTCGGTTACTTAATGACCCAGATCAATGTTAATAAATACAGTAATATCAGCCTTATAATCGCGATGTTAATCTTTGGATTATCAGGTAATTTTATTTCTGAACTAGTGCCAAAGATATTTGATGCCTTTAATGGTTATTATGTAACATCAATATTCATCCCGCTTATGTCAATTCCAGCGTATATCCTATTGCAAAAGTGGGGACAAAATATCAAGTCTGAAAAAGTTATCAGCGTCTTTGAATTTCTAGCCCCATTAGTCTTTGGGATTTATTTGATTCATAATCTGTTGATTTTATACTTAGAACCTTGGTTCATGTCAATTCTGCCATTTGGAGGGATTCTTTCAACATTTATTCGCTACATTGCTGTAGCATCACTCTCCACACTGATAATTTGGATTATCAGCTTGATCCCAGGATTGAATTATTTATTAACCGGAACACACAAAAAAAGATTGTGA
- a CDS encoding type II CAAX prenyl endopeptidase Rce1 family protein encodes MRVGESPRIDLVRYLIWIIFSVITLSLKNITATDKGLNIILMIIFFAVGIVFTFLMTRRYLRERRSFSDNPTGFMSSLISNIGLVTLMIILVCALRLMVSYLQVTGKLPSFQNDDVASSDQKVFIFNMIANIFIIAIQQQLVQTGFFFNYFFRKSTAGNAVIGIVLSGVIGGLISLPGSLLQFFMMMALGWCYALTYLYTQDEKMAMLVGLISAIVGTILI; translated from the coding sequence ATGCGAGTAGGAGAATCTCCTAGAATAGACTTGGTCAGATACTTAATTTGGATCATTTTTTCCGTGATCACACTAAGTTTAAAAAATATTACTGCAACAGATAAAGGTTTAAATATAATTTTGATGATTATTTTCTTTGCAGTTGGAATTGTGTTTACATTCTTGATGACTAGACGTTATTTACGTGAAAGGCGTTCTTTTTCAGATAACCCAACGGGTTTTATGAGTTCTTTGATTTCTAATATTGGCCTGGTTACACTGATGATTATTTTGGTTTGTGCTTTGAGACTTATGGTCAGTTATTTACAGGTAACTGGGAAGTTACCATCATTTCAAAATGACGATGTAGCTAGTTCAGATCAGAAAGTATTCATCTTTAATATGATTGCTAATATATTCATTATTGCTATACAACAACAGCTAGTTCAAACAGGATTCTTCTTCAATTACTTCTTTAGAAAAAGTACAGCTGGAAATGCAGTCATTGGAATTGTCCTAAGTGGTGTTATTGGTGGATTAATTAGTTTGCCAGGTTCATTATTACAGTTCTTCATGATGATGGCTTTGGGTTGGTGTTATGCACTAACTTATCTTTATACTCAAGATGAAAAGATGGCCATGTTGGTAGGTTTGATAAGTGCCATTGTTGGTACAATATTGATTTAA
- a CDS encoding collagen-binding domain-containing protein, with protein MNNLKGKKWALSCVATSAAVLSFMIISNNAFASDTLTDPSTPDSQVEQSGVTTDTSSDTNSNSDSNSDSDQSTDQSVVDENQSQASNQDSNQVLDQEQQDNQNQSTNQQQVSQTPVTKNSTVANQPVANTTASQQAESVVKDGGTFANDIKKYSESNNTGFNLHPELNELGYAAYFHIFANEAHLNTHTNGNVATGLLDGQVNFGTNIKEELVDYDVSYIQAIENIAGSSFVSGGSTRTNKVVFGNGMEVDVSNPNRPLLSLPDGKEVYIDHLTADETYQDKAEKYIDFASIFNDLYQKSTNLTTLDPSKIVDSDNVALITNDQFPDRNNRVIDLENMVANDNNQIVIYLSPEVLQQGTPLTIRGLSDVETGDTVIINVDTHGVDPYEVGSQLKIIYSDGSERNNKETEYFGDNHLLWNFYNSDASDNLYTGNINFNNTFQGSVLAPKAEITVNHNLDGNIVADKVNIKGETHRWDLQDNTEEETAFDGIQPLPAPAEIPGSTDEEDPGDEDDWEEEIPDPGDTDEPGDTDEPGDTDEPGDTDEPGDTDEPGDTDEPGDTDEPGDSGEEDNNVDPEKPVTIPGELPDGSDNTEEDNDVDPEKPVTIPGELPDESDNTDDEQIDDTSKEDSSDDLLDVSEENKADEKVNNDSTTINTTNDSASSVDGKETFPQTNESNGGLLSILGLALMSFLGLFGYKKKRRV; from the coding sequence ATGAATAATTTAAAAGGAAAAAAATGGGCTTTGTCGTGTGTAGCGACGAGTGCTGCCGTTCTTTCATTCATGATTATTTCAAATAATGCCTTTGCTAGTGATACACTAACAGACCCATCTACGCCAGATAGTCAAGTTGAACAAAGTGGTGTGACTACAGATACAAGTTCAGATACAAATTCTAATTCAGATTCCAACTCTGATTCAGATCAATCAACTGATCAAAGTGTTGTTGATGAAAATCAAAGTCAAGCTTCCAATCAGGATTCTAATCAAGTTTTAGATCAGGAACAACAAGATAATCAAAACCAAAGTACAAATCAACAACAAGTATCACAAACTCCAGTAACAAAGAATTCAACTGTTGCAAACCAGCCAGTAGCTAATACGACTGCCAGTCAACAAGCTGAATCAGTTGTAAAAGATGGTGGTACTTTTGCGAATGATATTAAGAAGTATAGTGAAAGTAATAATACTGGATTCAATTTGCACCCAGAATTAAATGAGTTAGGATATGCCGCATATTTTCATATTTTTGCGAATGAAGCTCATTTAAATACACATACCAATGGTAATGTGGCCACTGGATTACTGGATGGTCAGGTAAATTTTGGAACCAATATTAAGGAAGAATTAGTCGACTACGATGTTTCATATATTCAGGCTATTGAGAATATTGCCGGTAGTTCATTTGTGTCAGGTGGTAGTACTCGTACTAATAAAGTCGTTTTTGGTAATGGTATGGAAGTTGATGTATCCAATCCAAATAGACCGCTACTTTCTTTGCCAGATGGAAAAGAAGTATACATTGATCATTTAACTGCTGATGAAACGTATCAAGACAAAGCTGAAAAGTATATCGACTTTGCTTCAATATTCAATGACTTATACCAAAAATCCACAAATCTTACTACACTAGATCCAAGTAAAATAGTTGATTCCGATAATGTAGCATTGATTACTAATGACCAATTTCCTGATCGGAATAATCGTGTCATAGATTTGGAAAATATGGTAGCCAATGATAATAATCAAATTGTAATTTACTTATCACCAGAAGTGTTACAACAAGGTACACCATTGACAATCAGAGGACTTTCTGATGTTGAAACAGGTGATACTGTCATAATTAACGTCGATACGCACGGTGTCGATCCATACGAAGTTGGTTCTCAACTAAAGATTATATATAGCGATGGCTCAGAGAGAAATAATAAAGAAACTGAATATTTTGGTGACAATCATCTGTTGTGGAACTTCTATAATAGTGATGCATCCGATAATTTATACACAGGAAACATAAACTTTAACAATACTTTCCAAGGTAGCGTTCTTGCTCCCAAGGCTGAGATAACTGTCAATCATAACTTGGACGGTAATATTGTTGCCGACAAAGTAAATATAAAGGGTGAAACTCACAGATGGGATCTACAAGATAACACTGAAGAAGAGACTGCCTTTGATGGAATTCAACCACTTCCCGCACCAGCTGAAATTCCAGGGTCAACTGACGAAGAAGATCCCGGGGATGAGGATGATTGGGAAGAAGAGATTCCAGATCCTGGCGACACAGATGAACCCGGAGATACAGATGAGCCTGGTGACACGGATGAACCAGGCGACACAGACGAACCTGGTGACACGGATGAACCTGGTGACACCGACGAACCCGGAGATACAGATGAACCTGGTGATTCAGGTGAAGAGGACAACAATGTAGACCCTGAAAAGCCAGTAACAATACCGGGTGAATTGCCAGATGGATCAGACAATACGGAAGAAGACAACGATGTAGACCCTGAAAAACCTGTGACAATACCCGGTGAATTACCAGATGAATCTGATAATACAGATGACGAACAGATTGATGACACATCAAAAGAAGATTCTAGCGATGATTTGCTTGATGTATCAGAAGAGAACAAAGCTGATGAAAAAGTAAATAATGACTCCACAACAATTAATACAACAAATGATTCTGCAAGTAGTGTGGATGGAAAAGAAACATTTCCACAGACAAACGAGTCAAATGGTGGATTATTAAGCATTCTAGGATTAGCCTTGATGTCATTTTTAGGTCTATTCGGATATAAGAAGAAACGTAGAGTGTGA